Proteins encoded in a region of the Flavobacterium sp. MDT1-60 genome:
- a CDS encoding flagellar motor protein MotB — translation MKKKQAILLLLTLFCLELSAQNENYVTKRIGEKYAYVDVTKTYEKVAAKGYKSIDLFQKLGNSSYAICNLDKAAKWYGELFAMTYDLDQMYYYRYAESLRFISQNEKADALIERLKRKSKVLVNKK, via the coding sequence ATGAAAAAAAAGCAAGCCATTTTATTACTACTGACCCTTTTTTGTTTAGAGCTTTCTGCTCAAAATGAGAATTACGTAACCAAAAGAATAGGCGAGAAATATGCTTATGTTGATGTAACCAAAACATATGAAAAAGTTGCCGCAAAAGGCTATAAGTCTATAGATCTATTCCAAAAATTAGGAAATTCTTCGTACGCTATTTGCAATCTGGATAAAGCAGCGAAATGGTATGGCGAGTTATTTGCCATGACTTATGATTTAGATCAAATGTATTATTACCGATATGCAGAGTCTTTGCGGTTTATTTCTCAAAATGAAAAAGCCGATGCGCTAATTGAAAGATTGAAACGAAAATCTAAAGTGTTGGTTAACAAAAAATAG
- a CDS encoding secretion protein translates to MTKFSQIGLVVALFLTTIFTYAIDGKGDYILNIITGNGKVVSFTLNTVEKSVFSIYDESHNLVYKGDSAEDKLEISKTISLEGFPAGTYVLEVQENGKVAKHDIKVIAKKVKKAALDESVNESPAFRR, encoded by the coding sequence ATGACAAAATTTTCCCAAATCGGCTTAGTTGTAGCCTTATTTCTAACAACTATTTTTACCTACGCAATTGATGGAAAAGGAGATTATATTTTGAATATAATTACCGGAAACGGAAAAGTAGTTAGCTTTACTTTAAACACCGTTGAAAAATCAGTATTTTCTATTTATGATGAAAGCCATAATTTGGTTTATAAAGGAGACTCTGCTGAAGACAAATTAGAAATTTCTAAAACAATAAGCTTAGAAGGTTTTCCAGCCGGAACTTACGTATTAGAAGTACAGGAAAACGGCAAAGTTGCCAAACATGACATTAAGGTTATAGCTAAAAAAGTAAAAAAAGCAGCATTAGACGAATCGGTAAACGAAAGTCCTGCTTTTCGTCGTTAA
- a CDS encoding M13 family metallopeptidase — MNLLKKPVVLLIIGMTFFSCNKKETAFPDPLITNRDTTINLATDFFNYANNGWFKKNPISSTDSNNGIMRTVIDTINGQIKSICEKSANDQSAVKGSNKQKIGDFYASGMDTIAIEKAGISPLNSEIKKINEIKDVSGLVNSIAHLQTVGADPAFSFYVSQDDKISTKYALFFVQGGLGMGQRDFYLETDKRNTEIRKAYQSHLKTMMRFMGEEESTAAKSAATILKLETELAKASRKLELLRDPVKNYNKLSVAQFNTLSPNIDWKKVIPLLGVKNADSIIVGQPEFFKALDKTLKNYSIEEWKTYLKWNLVNSYASYLNAAIEKQNFKFYSTVMNGVSTQKPRWKRVVENTDQYLGDLVGQVYVSDYMPKGVKEKLLEIGNNIRDVFASHIKKLDWMSEATKQKALFKLSKIVMKLGYPDKWKDMSQLSIDRKSYCGNVMQAKIWDYNYMINKFGKPVDRNEWVMQPQTYNAYYNPSNNEIVIPACNIIVPGYEGRMPDDAILYGVIGGSFFGHEITHGFDDQGSQYDEKGNLNNWWTAEDLKKFKAKTKLIVSQYNKFAILGKNVNGDATQGENIADLGGVVMGYEAFQKTEQYKKNEKINGQTPDQRYFLAYAYSWMVNRRDESKINQITTDVHAPEQFRVNGPLSNIPEFYKAFNVKKGDKMYQPDSLRVVIW; from the coding sequence ATGAATTTATTAAAAAAACCTGTTGTACTCCTTATTATAGGAATGACCTTTTTTAGCTGTAACAAAAAAGAAACAGCATTTCCGGATCCATTAATTACCAATCGGGATACAACGATTAATCTGGCAACTGATTTTTTTAATTATGCCAATAATGGCTGGTTCAAAAAAAATCCGATTTCAAGTACGGACAGTAATAACGGTATAATGCGAACCGTTATCGATACAATCAACGGGCAGATTAAAAGCATTTGTGAAAAATCGGCAAATGATCAATCTGCAGTAAAAGGAAGTAATAAACAAAAAATTGGTGATTTTTACGCTTCCGGAATGGATACAATTGCCATTGAAAAAGCAGGTATATCTCCACTAAATTCCGAAATCAAAAAAATAAATGAAATTAAGGATGTTTCCGGGCTTGTTAATTCAATCGCACATTTACAAACCGTAGGAGCAGATCCGGCTTTTTCATTCTACGTTTCCCAAGATGATAAAATTAGTACTAAATATGCTTTGTTTTTTGTGCAGGGCGGTTTAGGTATGGGGCAAAGAGATTTTTATCTGGAAACAGATAAACGAAATACGGAAATTCGTAAAGCGTACCAATCACATCTTAAAACAATGATGCGATTTATGGGCGAAGAGGAATCAACCGCAGCAAAAAGTGCTGCAACGATTTTGAAATTGGAAACCGAACTTGCAAAAGCATCCCGAAAACTAGAATTACTTCGTGATCCGGTTAAAAACTACAACAAACTTTCAGTTGCTCAATTTAATACTCTTTCCCCTAATATTGACTGGAAAAAAGTAATTCCTCTTTTAGGAGTAAAAAATGCAGATTCGATAATTGTAGGTCAGCCTGAATTTTTCAAAGCATTAGATAAAACCTTAAAGAATTATTCCATTGAAGAATGGAAAACCTATCTTAAATGGAATCTTGTAAATTCTTATGCTTCCTATTTAAATGCAGCTATTGAAAAGCAAAATTTCAAATTTTATTCTACAGTGATGAATGGCGTTTCAACTCAAAAACCACGTTGGAAAAGAGTTGTAGAAAATACAGATCAATATTTAGGCGATTTAGTAGGTCAGGTGTATGTTTCTGATTATATGCCAAAAGGAGTTAAGGAAAAATTGCTGGAAATTGGAAACAATATTCGTGACGTATTTGCTTCGCACATTAAAAAGCTGGATTGGATGAGTGAGGCCACTAAACAAAAAGCGTTATTTAAACTAAGCAAAATTGTGATGAAATTGGGCTATCCCGATAAGTGGAAAGATATGAGCCAGCTTTCGATAGACAGAAAATCGTACTGCGGAAATGTCATGCAGGCAAAAATTTGGGATTATAACTATATGATTAACAAATTTGGAAAGCCAGTAGACCGAAATGAATGGGTTATGCAGCCACAAACCTATAATGCGTATTATAATCCGAGTAATAATGAGATTGTTATTCCGGCTTGTAATATCATAGTACCAGGTTATGAAGGCCGTATGCCAGACGATGCTATATTATATGGTGTAATTGGAGGTTCATTTTTCGGACACGAAATTACACACGGATTTGATGATCAGGGAAGCCAATACGATGAAAAAGGAAACCTGAATAATTGGTGGACCGCAGAAGATTTGAAAAAGTTTAAAGCTAAAACCAAGTTGATTGTTTCGCAATACAACAAATTTGCAATTTTGGGCAAAAATGTAAATGGAGATGCAACTCAGGGTGAAAATATTGCCGATTTAGGTGGAGTAGTAATGGGTTATGAAGCGTTTCAAAAAACCGAGCAATATAAAAAGAATGAAAAAATTAACGGACAGACTCCTGATCAGCGTTATTTTCTGGCGTATGCTTATTCCTGGATGGTGAATAGAAGAGATGAATCTAAAATCAATCAAATTACGACTGATGTTCATGCCCCGGAACAATTTAGAGTAAACGGACCATTGAGCAATATTCCTGAATTTTACAAAGCATTTAATGTCAAAAAAGGAGATAAAATGTATCAGCCGGATAGTTTGCGTGTTGTAATCTGGTAA
- a CDS encoding TerC family protein translates to MMVWIFFLLAVIIILALDLGVFNKTPHIISTKEASKWTLIWVTLSFAFSGVIYWLYTTDYIANPDQLKPAVASMKFITGYLIELSLSVDNIFVIAIIFASFKIPQKYQHRVLFWGILGAIVFRGLMIFFGVMLINKFTWTTYVFGLFLIFTAVKMLFSGEDEDFQPKDSFVYKTLGKIIPITSHMEHEKFFVLTEKGKKAATPLFVALIVIEVMDVLFAVDSVPAILAITSDPFLVFSSNIFAILGLRSMYFFLANMLAKFSYLEYSLVAILAFVGLKMLLHDFIHVPEWASLGFIALSLLVGIMVSLKFGKEKELTDLDLD, encoded by the coding sequence ATAATGGTTTGGATTTTCTTTTTATTAGCCGTCATAATTATTCTTGCTTTAGATCTGGGAGTTTTTAATAAAACACCTCACATTATTAGCACTAAAGAAGCAAGCAAATGGACATTGATTTGGGTGACACTTTCGTTCGCCTTTTCAGGAGTAATTTACTGGCTTTATACTACAGATTACATTGCCAATCCAGATCAGCTAAAACCTGCAGTGGCTTCTATGAAGTTTATTACGGGTTACTTAATAGAACTTTCTCTAAGTGTTGACAATATTTTTGTGATTGCCATTATTTTTGCATCGTTTAAGATTCCGCAAAAATACCAGCACCGTGTTTTATTCTGGGGAATTTTAGGAGCAATCGTTTTCCGTGGATTGATGATTTTCTTCGGAGTTATGTTAATCAATAAATTTACATGGACTACCTATGTATTTGGTTTATTCTTAATTTTTACGGCTGTAAAAATGTTGTTTTCCGGAGAAGACGAAGATTTCCAGCCAAAAGATTCTTTTGTATATAAAACACTTGGAAAAATCATTCCGATTACCTCTCACATGGAGCATGAGAAATTTTTTGTTTTAACTGAAAAAGGAAAAAAAGCCGCAACTCCATTATTTGTAGCCTTAATTGTTATTGAAGTTATGGATGTGCTTTTTGCTGTAGACAGTGTCCCTGCAATTTTAGCTATTACTTCTGATCCATTCCTAGTATTTAGTTCTAATATTTTTGCGATTCTTGGATTACGTTCTATGTATTTCTTCCTGGCAAATATGCTGGCAAAATTCAGCTATTTAGAATACAGCTTAGTTGCTATTTTAGCTTTTGTCGGATTAAAAATGCTGCTGCACGATTTTATCCACGTACCGGAATGGGCTTCTTTAGGATTTATTGCACTATCGCTTTTAGTGGGAATTATGGTTTCTCTTAAATTTGGCAAAGAAAAAGAACTTACTGATTTAGATCTGGATTAA
- a CDS encoding alpha/beta hydrolase family protein yields the protein MKNFKNLVFTAFLCITSMSYAAKVDTLQIASTAMSKTYKAAVVLPNSYAKSKAAFPVMYLLHGAYGHFGDWLKNTPNKKLVQGLSDQYNVIIVMPEGETFSFYLDSPVNKESQFETFITQEVIQKVDKTYRTISNRNGRVITGLSMGGHGALYLSAKHPDLFCAAGSMSGAVDMSTMLNRESSAQVVKLMQPVFGDKSDSSEMYVKYAVMNMLDKIKENKLPLIIDCGVDDFLIEPNRELHRRLVYNKVEHDYTERPGAHTWEYWENSLPYHVLFFNKILLKNQLVAKK from the coding sequence ATGAAAAACTTTAAAAATTTAGTGTTTACAGCTTTTTTGTGCATCACCTCTATGAGTTATGCTGCAAAAGTAGATACTTTGCAAATTGCCAGTACAGCAATGAGTAAAACTTACAAAGCTGCAGTTGTATTGCCAAATTCTTATGCCAAAAGCAAAGCGGCATTCCCAGTGATGTACTTGTTGCATGGTGCTTACGGGCATTTTGGTGATTGGTTGAAAAATACACCAAATAAAAAACTAGTTCAGGGATTGTCTGACCAATACAATGTAATTATTGTGATGCCAGAGGGGGAAACTTTTAGTTTTTATCTGGATAGTCCGGTAAATAAGGAAAGTCAGTTTGAAACTTTTATTACTCAGGAAGTAATTCAGAAAGTAGATAAAACCTACCGAACGATTAGCAATAGAAATGGAAGAGTAATCACCGGACTTTCGATGGGCGGGCATGGTGCACTTTATTTGTCTGCCAAACATCCGGATTTATTTTGCGCCGCCGGAAGTATGAGCGGAGCTGTAGATATGAGCACAATGCTGAATCGTGAATCATCAGCTCAGGTTGTCAAATTAATGCAGCCTGTTTTTGGAGATAAAAGCGATAGCTCTGAAATGTATGTAAAATATGCTGTTATGAATATGCTGGATAAAATCAAAGAAAATAAACTGCCTTTGATTATAGACTGTGGTGTTGACGATTTTTTAATAGAACCAAACCGCGAATTACACCGAAGATTAGTTTATAATAAAGTAGAACATGATTATACAGAACGTCCGGGAGCTCATACTTGGGAGTATTGGGAAAATTCATTGCCTTATCATGTATTATTTTTTAACAAAATTCTGCTTAAGAATCAACTGGTTGCGAAAAAATAG
- a CDS encoding helix-turn-helix domain-containing protein: protein MSTLTKPNHIGRKISRIRELRDMKQEALAQALGTNQQAISALENSETIDEAKLIEVAKALGVTVEAIKNFSEEGVINYFNSFHEAVNNSHFGNNNNCTFNPLDKLMETVEENKKLYERLLQAEKDKIEYLEKLLKQK from the coding sequence ATGAGCACACTAACAAAACCAAACCATATAGGGCGAAAAATAAGCCGTATTCGTGAACTTCGTGATATGAAACAGGAAGCTTTGGCACAAGCTTTAGGAACAAACCAACAAGCTATATCAGCTCTGGAAAATAGCGAGACTATCGATGAGGCAAAATTGATTGAAGTGGCAAAAGCACTTGGTGTAACGGTAGAAGCAATTAAGAATTTTTCGGAAGAAGGAGTTATTAATTATTTCAATAGTTTTCATGAAGCTGTGAATAATAGCCATTTTGGAAATAATAATAATTGCACTTTTAATCCATTAGATAAGTTAATGGAAACAGTAGAAGAAAATAAAAAGCTCTACGAACGTTTACTTCAGGCTGAAAAAGACAAAATCGAATATTTAGAGAAATTACTAAAGCAGAAATAA
- a CDS encoding secretion protein, translating into MKKILKLSLVCAVLFTGVSTYAIDGNEDFNLHVLKTNGRLITFALNQVKKASLAIYDKDGDLIYTENASGKDGILRTFNLEQFPKGTYYLEVEDNVKKVKHEITITDETTVLSKKAVSSVYKAGFYNKNTSVAAR; encoded by the coding sequence ATGAAAAAGATTTTAAAATTGAGTTTAGTATGTGCAGTACTTTTCACCGGAGTGAGTACTTATGCAATCGACGGGAATGAAGATTTTAATCTTCATGTTTTGAAAACAAATGGAAGGCTTATCACATTTGCCCTTAATCAGGTAAAAAAAGCAAGCTTGGCTATTTACGACAAAGATGGTGATCTAATTTATACTGAAAATGCTTCAGGTAAAGATGGAATTTTGAGAACTTTTAATTTAGAACAATTTCCGAAAGGAACTTACTATTTAGAAGTTGAAGATAATGTAAAAAAAGTAAAACATGAAATTACTATTACTGATGAAACTACTGTTTTATCAAAAAAAGCAGTTTCATCAGTTTACAAAGCAGGTTTCTACAATAAAAATACAAGCGTAGCAGCCCGTTAA
- a CDS encoding T9SS type A sorting domain-containing protein encodes MKKILKLSLVCAVLFTGMSTYAIDGNEDFNLHVLKGNGKVVTFALNQVKKASVTIYDMDGTVLYHENASGKDGILRTFRFEEFPEGTYILEVEDGVKQVKHEITITADSSVLSSKAISSVYKADSSAKNTSVAVR; translated from the coding sequence ATGAAAAAGATTTTAAAATTAAGTTTAGTATGTGCAGTACTTTTTACAGGAATGAGCACTTATGCAATTGATGGTAACGAAGATTTCAATCTTCATGTATTAAAAGGAAACGGAAAAGTGGTAACATTCGCTCTAAACCAGGTTAAAAAAGCAAGTGTAACTATTTACGATATGGATGGTACAGTATTATATCATGAAAATGCTTCAGGTAAAGACGGAATATTAAGAACTTTTCGTTTTGAAGAATTTCCGGAAGGAACTTATATCTTAGAAGTTGAAGACGGTGTTAAACAAGTAAAACATGAAATTACAATAACAGCAGATTCATCTGTATTGTCATCAAAAGCAATTTCATCAGTTTATAAAGCAGACTCTTCTGCAAAAAATACAAGCGTAGCAGTACGCTAA
- a CDS encoding AraC family transcriptional regulator, translating to MKTIAPALEVISNSYGSSFTYTKHAEKSNSKAHLWHYHPEIELVYINGGAGKRQIGSHVSYYTNGSLMLIGANLPHCGFTNELTGNVNETVIHIKPEFLGSDFFVAPEMRRVQNVLTQSKGGIAFGGKTKKQIGDKIEKMENQLPFERLLTLLSILDELEASEEYTILNADGFSLELNTQDNDRMKMIFNFVKDHFQESIAIDEVSNLVSMTTPSFCRYFKKISNKTFTEFVNEYRLVHASKLLAEKPISINEVCYESGFNNFSHFSKSFKQYTGVSASQYRQEHKIIIR from the coding sequence ATGAAGACTATTGCCCCAGCTCTTGAAGTGATATCAAACTCATACGGAAGTTCTTTTACCTACACTAAACACGCCGAAAAGTCCAATAGTAAAGCTCATTTATGGCATTATCATCCAGAGATTGAGTTGGTTTATATTAATGGAGGGGCAGGTAAAAGACAGATAGGAAGCCATGTTTCTTATTATACGAATGGTAGTTTGATGCTGATAGGTGCAAATTTGCCTCATTGTGGTTTTACAAATGAGCTAACAGGAAATGTAAACGAAACGGTTATTCATATTAAACCTGAGTTTTTAGGCAGCGACTTTTTTGTAGCTCCAGAGATGAGAAGGGTTCAAAATGTCCTGACTCAGTCTAAAGGAGGAATTGCCTTTGGAGGGAAAACTAAAAAACAAATTGGCGATAAAATCGAAAAGATGGAAAACCAGCTTCCGTTTGAGCGTTTGCTGACTCTTTTGAGTATTTTAGATGAACTTGAAGCATCAGAAGAATATACAATTCTTAATGCAGATGGTTTCTCACTCGAATTGAACACTCAGGATAATGACCGAATGAAGATGATTTTTAATTTTGTAAAAGATCATTTTCAGGAATCAATTGCTATAGATGAGGTTTCGAATCTGGTTAGCATGACTACACCATCCTTTTGCAGGTACTTCAAGAAAATCTCGAATAAAACTTTTACCGAGTTTGTCAACGAATATCGCTTGGTTCATGCCTCAAAACTTTTGGCAGAAAAACCAATTAGCATAAATGAGGTTTGCTATGAAAGTGGTTTTAATAACTTCAGTCATTTCAGTAAATCCTTTAAGCAATATACTGGTGTAAGTGCATCGCAATATCGTCAAGAACACAAGATTATAATTCGCTAA
- a CDS encoding glutamine synthetase beta-grasp domain-containing protein, whose translation MAKIKLEYIWLDGYEPTQNLRSKTKVEEHENFKGTLEELGNWSFDGSSTKQAEGGSSDCLLVPVAIYPDPTRINGYLVMTEVMYADGTPHSSNGRATIDDDGDFWFGFEQEYFIMDTKTLLPLGFPVGGYPAPQGMYYCSVGGKNTHGRKLVEEHADLCIAAGINFEGINQEVACGQWEFQLFAKGAKKAGDEIWVARYLLDRLTEKYGYYIEYHPKPLGDTDWNGSGMHANFSNEVLRTCGDQATYERICEAFRPVTAEHIAVYGAYNDQRLTGKHETASIHDFSYGVSDRGCSIRIPLMTVQKGWKGWLEDRRPASNGDPYKIAARIIKTVKSAL comes from the coding sequence ATGGCTAAAATTAAGTTAGAGTACATTTGGTTAGATGGATATGAACCAACTCAAAATCTTAGAAGTAAAACTAAAGTTGAAGAGCACGAAAATTTCAAAGGAACATTAGAAGAACTTGGAAACTGGTCATTTGATGGTTCATCAACAAAACAAGCCGAAGGAGGTTCTTCAGACTGTTTATTAGTTCCTGTTGCTATTTACCCAGATCCAACTCGTATTAATGGATACTTAGTAATGACAGAAGTTATGTACGCTGATGGAACTCCACACTCTTCTAACGGTAGAGCTACTATTGATGATGATGGAGATTTTTGGTTTGGTTTCGAACAAGAATATTTCATCATGGACACTAAAACTTTATTGCCATTAGGTTTCCCTGTTGGAGGTTATCCTGCTCCACAAGGTATGTACTACTGCTCTGTAGGTGGAAAAAACACTCACGGAAGAAAATTAGTTGAAGAACATGCTGATTTATGTATTGCTGCCGGAATTAACTTTGAAGGTATTAACCAAGAGGTTGCTTGCGGACAATGGGAATTCCAATTATTTGCTAAAGGTGCTAAAAAAGCCGGAGACGAAATTTGGGTTGCTCGTTACTTATTAGATCGTTTGACTGAAAAATATGGTTACTATATTGAATATCACCCAAAACCACTAGGAGATACAGACTGGAATGGTTCAGGTATGCATGCTAACTTCTCTAACGAGGTGTTAAGAACGTGTGGAGATCAGGCAACTTACGAAAGAATTTGTGAGGCTTTCCGTCCTGTTACTGCTGAGCATATCGCGGTTTATGGAGCTTACAATGACCAACGTTTAACTGGTAAACACGAAACTGCCTCTATCCACGATTTCTCTTATGGAGTTTCAGACAGAGGATGTTCTATCAGAATTCCTTTAATGACTGTTCAAAAAGGATGGAAAGGTTGGTTAGAAGACAGAAGACCAGCTTCAAACGGAGACCCATACAAAATTGCTGCTAGAATTATCAAAACTGTAAAATCAGCGCTATAA
- a CDS encoding secretion protein — MKKNLKLSLVCAVLFTGMSTYAIDGNEDFNLHVLKENGKLVTFALNQVKKASLTIYDKDGSVLYYENASGKDGILRTFSFEEFPAGTYILEVEDSVKKVRHEITITDDASVLSSKAISSVYKADSAKNTGVVVR; from the coding sequence ATGAAAAAGAATTTAAAATTGAGTTTAGTATGTGCAGTGCTTTTCACAGGAATGAGTACTTATGCAATTGACGGGAATGAAGATTTTAACCTTCATGTATTAAAAGAAAATGGAAAACTAGTAACATTTGCTCTTAACCAGGTTAAGAAAGCAAGTTTAACTATTTATGACAAAGATGGTTCAGTACTTTATTATGAAAACGCTTCAGGCAAAGATGGAATTTTAAGAACTTTTAGTTTTGAAGAATTTCCGGCAGGAACTTACATCTTAGAAGTGGAAGACAGTGTGAAAAAAGTTAGACATGAAATTACAATAACTGATGATGCTTCTGTATTATCATCAAAAGCAATATCATCCGTTTATAAAGCAGACTCTGCAAAAAATACAGGCGTAGTAGTACGCTAA